Proteins found in one Channa argus isolate prfri chromosome 7, Channa argus male v1.0, whole genome shotgun sequence genomic segment:
- the LOC137130633 gene encoding transmembrane protein 176A-like isoform X1: MIHQCLVSISEQIRLFPDISYLLVISASNYFTKSPGAGEMSISMTNADGVTVLTLTSDPKSVWPPLCQILRALCYNPVCCTVSQQLKRERRISQSVLGTMQIMIGLLNIGLGTILLCSHVYMYLINSDLLPIWLGILFIIFGITSILSEKYPSPCLVILNVMLNFAGVAFAITGIVLYSVTMGNLYLWWNCSPGDPWYSQYTTASPSPEELRIQEACKQGKEVLLILLRSIQALLLVLSVLGLCVTISSSVLGIKVLRKKEKEDTKSTAEPEYYKPLLEDVSNDFPA, encoded by the exons ATGATTCATCAGTGTCTCGTTTCCATTTCAGAGCAAATCAGATTGTTTCCAGATATTAGTTATTTGTTGGTCATTTCTGCAAGCAACTACTTCACCAAG tcTCCAGGAGCAGGCGAGATGTCCATCAGCATGACCAACGCTGATGGGGTCACTGTGCTGACATTGACCTCTGACCCCAAAAGTGTTTGGCCTCCACTATGCCAGATCCTCAGAGCACTTTGCTACAACCCAGTGTGCTGCACAGTCTCTCAGCAGCTGAAGAGGGAGCGGAGAATCTCTCAGTCAGTCCTGGGG ACTATGCAGATTATGATTGGGTTGCTCAACATTGGCCTTGGAACAATACTGCTCTGTAGTCATGTCtatatgtatttaattaataGTGACTTGCTTCCCATTTGGTTGGGAATATTG TTCATCATATTTGGCATCACCTCCATTTTGTCTGAGAAGTACCCAAGTCCATGTCTG GTCATCCTCAATGTGATGCTGAATTTCGCTGGAGTTGCCTTTGCCATTACAGGCATTGTACTCTACAGCGTCACTATGGGAAATTTGTACTTGTGGTGGAACTGTTCCCCTGGTGATCCCTGGTACAGTCAATATACAACTGCAAGTCCATCTCCCGAGGAACTGCGCATACAGGAGGCATGCAAGCAGGGCAAAGAAGTACTTTTG ATATTACTCAGAAGCATCCAAGCTTTGCTGCTTGTCTTGTCAGTCCTGGGGCTCTGTGTCACCATCAGCTCTTCTGTCTTGGGAATCAAAGTTctgaggaagaaagagaaggaagacacgaaa AGCACAGCTGAACCAGAGTACTACAAACCACTACTGGAGGACGTCAGCAACGACTTTCCAGCCTAA
- the LOC137130633 gene encoding transmembrane protein 176A-like isoform X3, which translates to MSISMTNADGVTVLTLTSDPKSVWPPLCQILRALCYNPVCCTVSQQLKRERRISQSVLGTMQIMIGLLNIGLGTILLCSHVYMYLINSDLLPIWLGILFIIFGITSILSEKYPSPCLVILNVMLNFAGVAFAITGIVLYSVTMGNLYLWWNCSPGDPWYSQYTTASPSPEELRIQEACKQGKEVLLILLRSIQALLLVLSVLGLCVTISSSVLGIKVLRKKEKEDTKSTAEPEYYKPLLEDVSNDFPA; encoded by the exons ATGTCCATCAGCATGACCAACGCTGATGGGGTCACTGTGCTGACATTGACCTCTGACCCCAAAAGTGTTTGGCCTCCACTATGCCAGATCCTCAGAGCACTTTGCTACAACCCAGTGTGCTGCACAGTCTCTCAGCAGCTGAAGAGGGAGCGGAGAATCTCTCAGTCAGTCCTGGGG ACTATGCAGATTATGATTGGGTTGCTCAACATTGGCCTTGGAACAATACTGCTCTGTAGTCATGTCtatatgtatttaattaataGTGACTTGCTTCCCATTTGGTTGGGAATATTG TTCATCATATTTGGCATCACCTCCATTTTGTCTGAGAAGTACCCAAGTCCATGTCTG GTCATCCTCAATGTGATGCTGAATTTCGCTGGAGTTGCCTTTGCCATTACAGGCATTGTACTCTACAGCGTCACTATGGGAAATTTGTACTTGTGGTGGAACTGTTCCCCTGGTGATCCCTGGTACAGTCAATATACAACTGCAAGTCCATCTCCCGAGGAACTGCGCATACAGGAGGCATGCAAGCAGGGCAAAGAAGTACTTTTG ATATTACTCAGAAGCATCCAAGCTTTGCTGCTTGTCTTGTCAGTCCTGGGGCTCTGTGTCACCATCAGCTCTTCTGTCTTGGGAATCAAAGTTctgaggaagaaagagaaggaagacacgaaa AGCACAGCTGAACCAGAGTACTACAAACCACTACTGGAGGACGTCAGCAACGACTTTCCAGCCTAA
- the LOC137130182 gene encoding uncharacterized protein, producing MPAVTVAAHSKDMFPSLCETPKTLCRSPVGCLVHRLIQASVTTAIGTAQIMVGLFNIGLGPGRTSTSPGDLTSLGAAYWLGSVFIVTGILSIVAGQFPSPCLLGFTVFMNIVGAIFAITGIVLYIIDLKNASLLWMCDQSRNNVSQNSDNCRNVAVFAQKLIRSMDIALIVLAVLQLYVSIRFAILGIRALMKEKEGGKDAEEPLPHCRCGPSTVERMSVTVHRDKHETGVTMKTDTKSMLPPLCQYLAALCYSPVCCTVCKGLLHNIVTAALGTIQIMVGLFNVVLGTGRSSTHSGDLTDLRAAYWLGAVYTAAGIMAVFAGWFPSFRLVGFAVLMNIVGSIFAIVGIVLYAIDLGDVSIPSMCNLNGHSGDDYDNCVYVAFLAQHLLTGLDITLIILAVLQLCVCISFAVLGIRALVSRQKDKFDR from the exons ATGCCTGCGGTCACTGTGGCAGCTCACAGTAAAGACATGTTTCCATCTCTGTGTGAAACTCCAAAGACTCTGTGCCGCAGTCCAGTGGGCTGCTTGGTGCATCGACTGATACAGGCTAGCGTCACTACAGCTATTGGG ACTGCGCAGATCATGGTGGGTTTGTTCAACATTGGACTTGGGCCGGGACGAACAAGCACAAGTCCTGGAGATCTGACCAGCTTGGGAGCTGCTTACTGGCTTGGTTCTGTG TTTATTGTAACCGGAATCTTGTCCATTGTGGCCGGACAGTTCCCTTCACCCTGCTTG CTGGGCTTCACTGTGTTTATGAATATTGTTGGAGCAATATTTGCCATCACTGGCATTGTGCTGTACATCATAGACCTGAAAAATGCCTCTCTTCTGTGGATGTGCGACCAAAGCAGGAACAATGTGTCTCAAAATAGCGACAACTGCAGAAATGTGGCCGTCTTTGCTCAG AAATTGATCAGATCCATGGACATCGCATTGATCGTCCTTGCAGTTCTTCAGCTCTATGTCAGCATTCGGTTTGCTATCCTGGGCATCAGGGCTctgatgaaggagaaagag GGTGGTAAAGATGCAGAAGAGCCACTGCCACA CTGCAGGTGTGGCCCATCAACAGTGGAAAGGATGTCCGTAACTGTTCACCGAGACAAGCACGAGACCGGGGTCACCATGAAGACTGACACAAAGAGCATGTTGCCTCCACTGTGCCAATACCTGGCGGCTCTTTGCTACAGTCCAGTGTGCTGCACAGTGTGCAAGGGGCTGTTGCACAACATTGTAACTGCCGCGCTTGGG ACTATACAGATCATGGTGGGACTGTTTAACGTTGTACTTGGGACAGGACGATCAAGCACCCATTCTGGGGATTTGACTGACCTGAGAGCTGCTTACTGGCTGGGTGCTGTG TACACTGCAGCTGGTATCATGGCAGTTTTTGCTGGCTGGTTCCCCTCTTTTCGTTTG GTGGGCTTTGCTGTGTTAATGAACATCGTCGGGTCAATCTTCGCCATTGTCGGCATTGTGCTGTACGCCATAGACCTGGGAGATGTTTCCATCCCCTCCATGTGCAACTTGAACGGGCACAGTGGTGATGACTACGATAACTGCGTTTATGTAGCGTTCTTAGCACAG CATTTGTTGACAGGCTTGGACATTACTTTAATCATCCTGGCTGTTCTCcagctgtgtgtctgcattaGCTTTGCTGTTCTGGGCATCAGGGCTTTGGTCAGTAGACAGAAAGATAAG TTTGATCGGTGA
- the rpz4 gene encoding rapunzel 4 translates to MANQLQKLVADKKDMVENVMEVFEQGAELVASIAGDLFPVFSIAAPIVKLALDNVESKEAAFMKEQFQKVRERLEVVSEEIQRINEEIKKSGADAAYFSVEENITNQFRKYMDILNAKPKFRDVKKKLFLEHFAKTGGDKNLITLYNAVTGENFSGESVLEITLNYEEKSRRPMEDFCARLKKLFCIGLIALMGHAALKGYDEEEVLLKDWSEKMKVVQAKMNNVIEDCIISFPKQAELDSRRLVRDQSDLTSQQLADAIIEQLKKKYDWVGWSVRVFRSPSGLFANKKDYHCSTGKNRFQVAASDEKLNVWVSYSSSPEPVDKNNIEQLIQSQKKLSVVSVAELLFDKLPGQCVVHTVKTSKDLACSWSFSEELHYWQEHKNFYVCVHSA, encoded by the coding sequence ATGGCAAACCAGCTACAGAAGCTTGTAGCAGATAAGAAGGATATGGTGGAGAACGTGATGGAAGTGTTTGAGCAGGGAGCTGAACTTGTGGCCAGTATTGCTGGTGACCTCTTCCCCGTATTCTCCATTGCAGCTCCCATTGTTAAACTAGCTCTTGACAATGTTGAGAGCAAAGAGGCTGCGTTCATGAAGGAACAGTTTCAGAAGGTGCGAGAGCGTCTGGAGGTGGTGTCCGAGGAGATTCAGCGCATCAACGAGGAGATCAAGAAAAGCGGCGCAGATGCTGCGTATTTCTCAGTGGAAGAGAACATCACTAACCAGTTCAGGAAGTACATGGACATCCTTAACGCCAAACCCAAGTTCAGGGACGTCAAGAAGAAGCTTTTCTTGGAGCATTTTGCCAAGACAGGAGGTGACAAGAACCTTATCACCCTCTACAATGCTGTGACGGGGGAGAACTTCTCTGGGGAATCTGTGCTCGAGATCACACTTAACTATGAGGAGAAAAGTCGCCGGCCAATGGAGGACTTCTGCGCTAGGCTGAAGAAGCTCTTCTGCATCGGGCTCATCGCGCTGATGGGCCATGCTGCTCTGAAGGGAtatgatgaggaggaggtgcTTCTGAAAGACTGGAGTGAGAAGATGAAGGTTGTCCAGGCTAAAATGAATAATGTGATTGAGGACTGCATCATCAGCTTTCCCAAACAGGCCGAGCTGGATTCCCGTCGACTGGTGAGAGACCAGTCAGATTTAACCAGCCAGCAATTAGCTGATGCTATCATAGAGCAACTAAAAAAGAAGTACGACTGGGTGGGCTGGTCCGTGCGTGTGTTCAGGTCTCCTTCAGGCTTGTTCGCTAACAAGAAGGATTACCACTGCTCGACAGGGAAAAATCGTTTCCAGGTCGCCGCATCAGATGAGAAACTTAACGTCTGGGTGTCCTACAGCTCCTCGCCTGAGCCAGTGGATAAGAACAACATCGAGCAGCTGATCCAAAGTCAGAAGAAACTCTCGGTGGTGAGTGTAGCAGAGCTCCTGTTTGACAAGTTGCCCGGTCAATGCGTGGTCCACACGGTGAAGACCAGCAAAGACCTGGCCTGCTCCTGGAGCTTCAGCGAAGAGCTCCACTACTGGCAGGAGCACAAAAACTTCTACGTCTGCGTGCATTCTGCTTGA
- the si:dkey-152b24.7 gene encoding 1-phosphatidylinositol phosphodiesterase-like, with amino-acid sequence MINICGPHLGFKITKQYKLWIFCCTVYTLTTGAACCDVLLAVSAHISARMKVAHKLLLFNFILLSVTFMCRGDGVYFSDNANLMLPGSYNIPWMAGIQDFRTLSLITLPGTHDSMALYGGPEAECQALSLMNQLRAGIRFLDLKVFGLGNTLYVMHGVMYQHSTLKEVLDIVKSFLAEFSSEAVLIQVKPESFEKNTVNEMVQSLIGNDQIFYVTSGMPNMGQVRGKIVFLQKSTFTLGIPFIDTAEKGSKEVTNVKNKDNRIIHQLNQATEACGGDNEVLTYTSGTGFGTFWGMFLTPKRVAEKVNPWVNQYLRQFYPNQPRPCFGIIAMDFPGIDLIQTVINLNWW; translated from the exons ATGATTAACATTTGTGGTCCACACCTCGGTTTCAAGATAACAAAGCAATATAAGCTGTGGATTTTTTGTTGCACGGTCTACACTTTGACCACTGGAGCTGCTTGCTGTGACGTCCTCCTGGCCGTGAG TGCTCACATTTCCGCAAGGATGAAAGTTGCTCACAAGCTTCtgcttttcaactttattttgctGTCTGTCAC TTTTATGTGCCGTGGGGATGGCGTGTACTTCAGTGACAACGCAAACCTCATGCTCCCTGGGTCCTACAACATTCCATGGATGGCAGGGATTCAGGATTTCCGCACCCTCTCTCTCATCACCCTTCCTGGTACCCATGACAGCATGGCCCTCTACGGAGGTCCGGAGGCTGAATGCCAGGCCTTGTCCCTGATGAATCAGCTGAGAGCCGGCATTCGTTTCCTTGATCTCAAAGTGTTTGGACTGGGTAACACCCTCTATGTCATGCATGGGGTGATGTACCAGCACAGCACCCTTAAGGAAGTCCTAGACATAGTTAAAAGCTTCCTGGCAGAGTTTAGCTCTGAGGCTGTGCTCATCCAAGTGAAACCAGAGTCCTTTGAGAAGAATACAGTCAATGAAATGGTGCAGAGTCTGATTGGCAACGACCAAATCTTTTATGTGACGTCTGGAATGCCGAACATGGGTCAGGTGAGGGGGAAAATTGTCTTCTTGCAGAAAAGCACCTTTACATTAGGAATTCCCTTCATTGATACGGCTGAGAAAGGTAGCAAGGAGGTCACCAACgtcaaaaataaagacaacagaATAATACATCAGCTGAACCAAGCCACTGAAGCCTGTGGAGGTGATAACGAGGTTTTAACCTACACTAGCGGCACTGGCTTTGGCACATTCTGGGGCATGTTTTTGACTCCAAAAAGGGTGGCTGAGAAGGTGAACCCATGGGTTAATCAGTACCTGAGGCAGTTTTACCCTAATCAGCCCAGACCATGCTTTGGTATCATTGCCATGGACTTCCCTGGCATTGACCTCATTCAAACTGTCATCAATTTAAATTGGTGGTAG
- the LOC137130633 gene encoding transmembrane protein 176A-like isoform X2: MSSGGNFQLKCLYVHVLIKLEPKESPGAGEMSISMTNADGVTVLTLTSDPKSVWPPLCQILRALCYNPVCCTVSQQLKRERRISQSVLGTMQIMIGLLNIGLGTILLCSHVYMYLINSDLLPIWLGILFIIFGITSILSEKYPSPCLVILNVMLNFAGVAFAITGIVLYSVTMGNLYLWWNCSPGDPWYSQYTTASPSPEELRIQEACKQGKEVLLILLRSIQALLLVLSVLGLCVTISSSVLGIKVLRKKEKEDTKSTAEPEYYKPLLEDVSNDFPA; the protein is encoded by the exons atgtcatctggaggcaatTTTCAGCTAAAATgcctttatgtacatgtactaatCAAACTAGAGCCAAAAGAA tcTCCAGGAGCAGGCGAGATGTCCATCAGCATGACCAACGCTGATGGGGTCACTGTGCTGACATTGACCTCTGACCCCAAAAGTGTTTGGCCTCCACTATGCCAGATCCTCAGAGCACTTTGCTACAACCCAGTGTGCTGCACAGTCTCTCAGCAGCTGAAGAGGGAGCGGAGAATCTCTCAGTCAGTCCTGGGG ACTATGCAGATTATGATTGGGTTGCTCAACATTGGCCTTGGAACAATACTGCTCTGTAGTCATGTCtatatgtatttaattaataGTGACTTGCTTCCCATTTGGTTGGGAATATTG TTCATCATATTTGGCATCACCTCCATTTTGTCTGAGAAGTACCCAAGTCCATGTCTG GTCATCCTCAATGTGATGCTGAATTTCGCTGGAGTTGCCTTTGCCATTACAGGCATTGTACTCTACAGCGTCACTATGGGAAATTTGTACTTGTGGTGGAACTGTTCCCCTGGTGATCCCTGGTACAGTCAATATACAACTGCAAGTCCATCTCCCGAGGAACTGCGCATACAGGAGGCATGCAAGCAGGGCAAAGAAGTACTTTTG ATATTACTCAGAAGCATCCAAGCTTTGCTGCTTGTCTTGTCAGTCCTGGGGCTCTGTGTCACCATCAGCTCTTCTGTCTTGGGAATCAAAGTTctgaggaagaaagagaaggaagacacgaaa AGCACAGCTGAACCAGAGTACTACAAACCACTACTGGAGGACGTCAGCAACGACTTTCCAGCCTAA